The following are encoded together in the Culex pipiens pallens isolate TS chromosome 1, TS_CPP_V2, whole genome shotgun sequence genome:
- the LOC120425998 gene encoding cytotoxic granule associated RNA binding protein TIA1, whose product LAGIKSGKTPGFEEIYNNTGPTNTTVYCGGFPPNTISDNLIKTHFGQFGSIHDVRVFKDKGYAFIKFISKEAAARAIEGTHNSEVQGHPVKCYWGKENGGEMAHNGINAAAIAASGMVGIGINSIGGNPLQAGQNAMQNAVAAAAAAQQHGANQQLSAQAAAAAANSAQYPYSAAYGHMGYWYPGGYPQMQAQYMQQGYATYPYAYAAASPQQQATGGYRMMQPNMAAAGWGMQTVPTVATNGAAAAAALQQAAAASSQQPMMYATMPQFQTQ is encoded by the exons CTTGCAGGTATCAAGAGCGGCAAGACGCCCGGCTTCGAGGAGATCTACAACAACACCGGCCCGACCAACACGACCGTGTACTGCGGCGGCTTTCCGCCGAACACCATCTCGGACAACCTGATCAAGACGCACTTTGGCCAGTTCGGGTCGATCCACGACGTGCGGGTGTTCAAGGACAAGGGCTACGCGTTCATCAAGTTCATCTCGAAGGAGGCGGCGGCCCGCGCCATCGAGGGCACCCACAACAGCGAGGTGCAGGGCCACCCGGTCAAGTGCTACTGGGGCAAGGAAAATGGGGGTGAGATGGCCCACAACGGGATCAATGCGGCCGCCATCGCCGCCTCCGGGATGGTGGGCATCGGGATCAACAGCATAGGCGGAAATCCGCTGCAGGCGGGCCAGAATGCGATGCAGAATGCGGTGGCTGCGGCTGCGGCCGCCCAGCAGCACGGTGCCAATCAGCAGCTGTCGGCgcaggcggcggcggcggcggccaacAGCGCGCAGTATCCGTACTCGGCGGCGTACGGTCACATGGGTTACTGGTATCCG GGTGGCTACCCGCAGATGCAGGCACAGTACATGCAGCAGGGCTACGCGACCTACCCGTACGCGTACGCCGCTGCCAGTCCACAACAGCAGGCCACCGGTG GTTATCGCATGATGCAGCCAAACATGGCGGCCGCCGGCTGGGGCATGCAGACCGTTCCCACGGTGGCTACGAACGGGGCGGCCGCGGCAGCAGCCCTCCAGCAGGCTGCTGCTGCCTCCTCCCAGCAACCGATGATGTACGCCACAATGCCCCAGTTCCAGACGCAATga
- the LOC120428733 gene encoding cocaine esterase-like: MFKLVTIVALAVAAASVNADPARPIINTTGGQIQGATSSCGLFCSYFSFMGIPYAEPPVGELRFRNPVPHRGWSGIKDGSEHRASCPSGSMRGDGYSGDEDCLFLNVYTQQIVGSRPVMVWIHGGSFSGGSGDSWIYGPDFLVQENVVIVTINYRLGLLGFFSTGDTHAQGNWGMKDCVEALRWVRNNIAAFGGDPNNVTIFGESAGAAAVHYLVLSHKATGLFHKAIAQSGTTLSPWAFQYNPRELSQRAANILGYPTNDNAELVRRMRYTPKGDFVRLQQGWTDIPIPRGFKPFEFVPTAEPANSPEETFLEERPIDLLSTGRFNKVPFIIGYNDAESLFMIHEHRIDSTVWNEFTRNPDFFVPHYWNIPRNTPAATAVSQAFRNLYWQDRPLGDPIMLEWTKYHTDQQFTYACDKATRLTAQHNTAPTYYYHFTFDGDLNLPKRAVLLGSWPGAMHADELPYMFSMTNFPISPILPGNPALAVRSRMVRMWTNFAITGNPTPSSDNALQNVIWPTFNTQSMQYLDIGQNLVVGSRPNSARLDTWYDLEQRYANDPFRYPWQ; the protein is encoded by the exons ATGTTCAAGCTCGTAACGATAGTGGCCCTGGCGGTGGCCGCCGCCTCGGTTAACGCCGATCCG GCTCGTCCGATCATCAACACCACTGGAGGGCAAATCCAGGGTGCGACCTCGAGCTGTGGACTGTTTTGCAGCTACTTTTCGTTCATGGGAATTCCGTATGCGGAACCTCCGGTAGGCGAGCTGCGTTTCCGCAATCCGGTGCCGCACCGTGGATGGTCTGGAATTAAGGATGGTAGCGAACATCGTGCGTCGTGCCCGTCCGGATCGATGCGTGGAGATGGTTACAGTGGAGACGAGGACTGTCTTTTCCTAAACGTGTACACGCAGCAGATCGTTGGTAGCCGACCGGTTATGGTCTGGATCCATGGGGGATCGTTTTCGGGAGGTTCGGGTGATTCGTGGATCTATGGTCCGGATTTCCTCGTGCAGGAAAACGTTGTCATTGTGACCATCAACTACCGTTTGGGACTGCTTGGGTTCTTCAGCACTGGAGATACTCATGCTCAGGGTAACTGGGGTATGAAGGATTGTGTGGAAGctctgcgttgggttcgtaacaACATCGCGGCCTTTGGTGGTGATCCGAACAATGTGACGATCTTCGGTGAAAGTGCTGGAGCCGCCGCTGTGCACTACCTGGTTTTGTCTCACAAGGCAACTGGGCTGTTCCACAAGGCTATTGCTCAGTCGGGCACCACGCTCAGCCCGTGGGCCTTCCAGTATAATCCGCGAGAACTCAGCCAACGCGCTGCAAACATTCTCGGATATCCAACGAACGATAACGCTGAACTGGTGCGTCGTATGCGATACACTCCGAAGGGTGACTTTGTAAGGCTGCAGCAAGGATGGACAGATATTCCGATCCCTCGCGGGTTCAAACCGTTCGAGTTTGTGCCAACTGCTGAACCGGCCAACTCTCCCGAAGAGACCTTCCTTGAGGAGCGCCCGATCGACCTCCTTTCCACTGGAAGATTCAACAAGGTACCGTTTATCATTGGTTACAACGATGCCGAATCATTGTTCATGATCCATGAGCATCGCATTGATTCTACCGTTTGGAACGAGTTCACCAGAAATCCGGACTTCTTCGTACCGCACTACTGGAACATCCCACGGAACACCCCAGCAGCTACCGCTGTAAGCCAAGCATTCCGTAACCTGTACTGGCAGGATCGTCCCTTGGGAGATCCCATCATGCTGGAATGGACCAAATACCACACGGATCAGCAGTTCACTTACGCTTGTGACAAGGCCACTCGTCTGACGGCTCAACACAATACCGCACCCACGTACTACTACCATTTCACCTTTGACGGAGACCTCAACCTGCCGAAGCGCGCCGTACTGCTGGGCTCCTGGCCTGGTGCGATGCATGCCGACGAGCTGCCGTACATGTTTTCGATGACCAACTTCCCGATCAGTCCGATCCTGCCGGGCAACCCCGCTCTCGCCGTACGCAGCCGAATGGTCCGTATGTGGACGAACTTTGCCATCACCGGTAATCCTACTCCGTCGTCGGACAATGCCCTGCAGAACGTGATCTGGCCGACGTTCAACACCCAGAGCATGCAGTACCTGGACATCGGACAGAACTTGGTCGTCGGAAGCCGACCGAACAGTGCCCGCTTGGATACCTGGTACGACCTGGAGCAGCGGTACGCCAACGACCCGTTCCGTTATCCGTGGCAGTAA
- the LOC120428734 gene encoding juvenile hormone esterase-like yields the protein MFNSAILLLVALATASAQDASRPIITTTGGQVQGITASCGLFCSYFQFNGIPYAEPPVGDLRFRNPVPHRGWSGVRDASDHGQSCPSLSPLSEYSGGEDCLFINVYSQNLIGSRPVMVWIHGGAFVLGNGDSRIYGPDHLVQENVVVVSFNYRLGILGFFSTGDTQAQGNWGLKDCVEALRWVRANIAAFGGDPNNVTIFGESAGGVMVHFMTLSPMTAGLFHKAIAQSGTALVPWGFQYNPREMSRQIADAFGYPHDTAELTRLLRYTPIAEFVALQRGITDIPIPRGFKPFEYVPSAEPVNSPEPTFITQRPIEILLSGAYNHVPIMFGHTNAESLFMVREHAVDSTVWNEFTRNPGFFVPHFWNIPAGTSEASAVSQAFRNFYWQDRPLGPAINLEWTTFHTDQQFIYAIDKTVRLTADRSPQSTYYYQFSFDGDLNLIKRLLLLTDFPGAVHADELPYLFSMSNLPVTPILPSNHANVVRQRMVRLWTNFAITGRPTPNSDTALQNIQWAPVQGGNMAYLDIGHDLVTGNNPNQARIALWKDLEDRYANDPFFYPYQ from the exons ATGTTCAATTCAGCTATATTGCTGTTGGTAGCACTTGCAACCGCTTCGGCTCAGGATGCG AGTCGACCCATCATTACGACAACGGGAGGTCAGGTGCAGGGTATAACGGCAAGCTGTGGCCTGTTCTGCAGCTACTTCCAGTTCAACGGAATACCTTATGCCGAACCTCCGGTTGGAGATCTACGCTTCCGAAATCCGGTACCCCATCGTGGCTGGTCGGGAGTTCGCGATGCCAGTGACCATGGCCAGAGCTGTCCTTCGTTGAGTCCGCTCAGTGAGTACAGTGGGGGTGAGGATTGTCTGTTCATCAACGTGTACTCGCAGAACTTGATCGGCTCCCGTCCGGTTATGGTTTGGATTCACGGAGGAGCGTTTGTTCTTGGGAATGGAGATTCCAGGATCTACGGACCGGACCATCTGGTTCAGGAGAACGTCGTTGTGGTATCGTTCAACTATCGTTTGGGGATTCTTGGATTCTTCAGCACTGGAGACACTCAAGCGCAGGGTAACTGGGGTTTGAAGGATTGTGTGGAAGCACTGCGCTGGGTTCGTGCCAATATCGCGGCCTTCGGTGGTGATCCGAACAACGTGACGATCTTCGGTGAAAGTGCCGGTGGAGTTATGGTCCACTTTATGACACTATCTCCGATGACTGCCGGGTTGTTCCATAAGGCGATCGCTCAGTCCGGGACAGCATTGGTCCCGTGGGGATTCCAGTACAATCCGAGAGAAATGTCCCGACAAATTGCCGACGCCTTCGGATATCCGCATGACACTGCCGAGCTGACTCGGCTTCTCCGTTACACTCCGATCGCGGAGTTTGTAGCCCTGCAAAGAGGTATCACAGACATCCCCATTCCAAGAGGTTTCAAACCTTTCGAGTATGTCCCAAGTGCTGAACCGGTCAATTCCCCCGAACCGACCTTCATAACGCAGCGTCCCATCGAAATTCTACTCTCTGGAGCGTACAACCACGTACCGATCATGTTTGGGCACACCAACGCCGAAAGCTTGTTCATGGTACGGGAACACGCGGTGGATTCAACCGTGTGGAATGAGTTTACACGTAATCCGGGCTTCTTCGTGCCGCACTTCTGGAACATCCCAGCGGGCACTTCCGAAGCCAGCGCAGTCAGCCAAGCTTTCCGTAACTTTTACTGGCAAGATCGTCCACTCGGACCGGCTATCAACCTCGAGTGGACCACCTTCCACACGGATCAACAGTTCATCTACGCAATCGATAAAACGGTTCGGCTGACAGCAGATCGCAGTCCGCAGTCCACGTACTACTACCAGTTCAGCTTTGACGGCGATTTGAACCTCATCAAACGGCTGCTTCTGCTGACCGATTTCCCAGGAGCTGTCCACGCCGATGAACTCCCGTATCTGTTTTCCATGTCGAACCTACCGGTGACTCCGATTCTGCCGAGTAATCATGCGAACGTTGTGCGCCAACGTATGGTACGACTCTGGACAAACTTTGCCATCACTGGAAGGCCGACCCCGAACTCGGATACCGCGTTGCAGAACATCCAGTGGGCACCGGTCCAGGGAGGTAATATGGCGTATTTGGACATTGGTCATGATTTGGTTACTGGCAATAACCCCAACCAAGCACGCATCGCTCTGTGGAAGGACCTGGAAGATCGCTACGCCAATGATCCCTTTTTCTATCCGTATCAGTAG
- the LOC120428735 gene encoding acylcarnitine hydrolase-like has product MFFILFVSAIALVVSAQSSPIISPPAGQVQGTIESCGLFCEYYSFKGIPYAQPPVGPLRFRNPVSHPGWSGVRDGSQHGAICPQMDALTMQVVGDEDCLFLNVYSQQIIGSRPVMVWIHGGGFSTGFGDVEVYDPRKLVPEGVVVVTFNYRLGALGFLSTGDQYAQGNWGLKDCIEALRWVRGNIAAFGGNPNDVTIFGNSAGGSLVHFLYLSGLADGLFHKAIAQSGTALAPFAFQTQPKFYADRMASRLGLSTNSAVYVEQMRSVSPSNIVALQNTVADIPVPRFLRSMDFAPSMEPATSPEARALVDSPMNLINSRTHQIPFMVGYNDLEGSFFTVTERFFDQTVWDQFNANPHLFVPFFWNIPQGSASSMAVSSGFRQYYFNGAPLDWPVAFEWDRYIGDHQFVYPIDETVRVHARDEAPVYCYQFSYDGDLNIFKQLLQIAFPGATHTDELSYMFDLAAQMGVTVPPGSHALTVSSRVVRMWTNFAKYGNPTPSADGLLQNVIWPSVQNGAGTVPLLDIGQNLIVSDSFVREEIRLWYDLQTRYAVNPFL; this is encoded by the exons ATGTTCTTCATCCTCTTCGTGTCCGCGATCGCGCTCGTTGTATCGGCCCAAAGTAGCCCGATCATCAGCCCACCGGCCGGCCAAGTCCAGGGAACGATCGAGTCCTGTGGCCTATTCTGCGAGTACTACTCGTTCAAGGGGATTCCGTACGCGCAACCTCCGGTAGGTCCGCTTCGTTTTCGGAACCCTGTGTCACATCCCGGCTGGAGTGGAGTCCGCGACGGCAGTCAACATGGTGCCATTTGTCCGCAGATGGACGCTCTTACGATGCAAGTAGTTGGCGATGAGGACTGTCTGTTCCTGAACGTGTACAGTCAGCAGATCATTGGATCGCGGCCGGTTATGGTTTGGATCCATGGAGGTGGATTCAGTACTGGGTTCGGCGATGTAGAGGTGTACGATCCACGGAAACTGGTCCCGGAAGGAGTGGTTGTGGTGACGTTCAACTACAGATTGGGAGCGTTGGGTTTCCTGAGCACTGGAGATCAGTATGCGCAGGGTAATTGGGGCTTGAAGGATTGCATCGAAGCGCTTCGTTGGGTGCGTGGAAACATTGCAGCTTTTGGAGGAAATCCAAACGATGTAACGATCTTTGGAAACTCTGCGGGAGGATCGCTGGTCCACTTCCTTTACCTATCCGGGTTGGCCGACGGACTGTTCCACAAAGCGATCGCTCAAAGCGGAACGGCTTTGGCGCCGTTTGCATTCCAAACTCAACCGAAGTTCTACGCAGACCGGATGGCATCAAGACTGGGACTATCTACCAACAGTGCCGTTTACGTAGAACAGATGCGATCAGTTTCACCGAGCAATATCGTAGCTCTGCAAAACACAGTGGCGGATATACCGGTACCACGGTTCCTGCGGTCGATGGACTTTGCTCCGTCTATGGAACCGGCAACATCTCCAGAAGCGAGAGCACTAGTTGATTCTCCTATGAACTTGATCAACAGTCGAACCCATCAGATTCCCTTTATGGTAGGATACAACGATCTAGAGGGATCATTCTTCACGGTCACCGAAAGGTTCTTCGATCAAACAGTTTGGGATCAGTTCAACGCGAATCCACATCTATTTGTTCCATTCTTCTGGAACATCCCACAAGGATCAGCCTCCTCAATGGCTGTGAGTTCCGGATTCCGGCAGTACTACTTCAACGGTGCCCCTCTCGATTGGCCGGTGGCCTTCGAGTGGGATCGCTACATCGGCGATCACCAGTTTGTGTATCCGATCGATGAAACAGTTCGAGTTCATGCAAGGGATGAGGCCCCCGTGTACTGTTACCAGTTTTCGTACGATGGCGATCTGAACATCTTTAAGCAACTGCTCCAGATCGCCTTCCCGGGGGCGACCCATACCGACGAGTTGTCGTACATGTTTGATCTGGCGGCTCAGATGGGTGTGACGGTGCCGCCGGGAAGTCATGCCCTGACGGTGAGCAGCCGTGTCGTGCGGATGTGGACCAACTTTGCGAAATACGG CAATCCAACTCCAAGCGCCGACGGACTGCTGCAGAACGTGATTTGGCCGAGCGTTCAGAACGGTGCCGGCACGGTTCCGCTGCTCGACATTGGACAAAATCTGATCGTTTCGGACAGTTTCGTGAGGGAAGAGATCCGACTGTGGTACGACCTGCAGACCCGGTACGCGGTTAATCCATTTTTGTAA
- the LOC120428736 gene encoding sphingosine-1-phosphate lyase, with protein sequence MLKTHLELLTGPVDRALAGRAPWQIVTITTSTVLGLVWLWDLLSEDESLYARARRRFFKLARKIPAVQRKITAEIDKINEGFVKEASQHGAFTTRLPEQGLKQDEILKKVDDYLALGHYRWKEGFLSGGVYYFDPELVKLVTEVYGKASYTNPLHADVFPGVCKMEAEVVRMTATLFNGDGNACGTMTTGGTESIMMACKAYRDYARDVKGITKPNIVLPKTAHTAFDKSAKYFGMYTKTVPVHPDTTEVDIQAMERAINGNTVMLVGSAPNYPYGTIDDIEAIAKLGKKYNIPVHVDACLGGFLIIFMKKAGYSIKPFDFSVDGVTSISADTHKYGFTPKGSSVILYSDKVYRHYQYTVTTEWPGGVYGSPTVNGSRAGGIIAATWATMMNFGLEGYVERTRRIIDTARYIETELRKIDNIYIFGTPATSVVAIGSKDFDIFRLSGELNGLGWNLNSLQFPSGIHICVTHMHTQNGIADKFVADVRSKVALCMQNPEKPVEGKMAIYGVAQEVPDREVVGEFTKCFIDSMYYTVESTN encoded by the exons ATGCTGAAGACACACCTGGAGTTGTTAACCGGTCCGGTTGACCGGGCCCTGGCCGGGCGCGCGCCCTGGCAGATTGTGACCATCACAACCAGTACGGTGCTGGGGCTGGTTTGGCTGTGGGACTTGCTCAGCGAGGATGAGAGTTTGTACGCCCGCGCTCGGCGTCGATTCTTCAAGTTGGCCCGCAAGATTCCGGCAGTTCAGCGCAAGATTACGGCCGAGATCGACAAGATCAACGAGGGCTTCGTGAAGGAAGCTTCGCAGCATGGGGCGTTTACGACGAGGTTGCCTGAGCAGGGACTCAAGCAGGATGAGATCTTGAAGAAGGTCGACGACTACCTTGCCCTGGGCCACTACCGCTGGAAGGAGGGCTTCCTGTCTGGTGGGGTTTACTACTTTGACCCGGAACTGGTCAAGCTCGTGACCGAGGTGTACGGCAAGGCGTCCTATACGAATCCACTGCACGCGGACGTGTTCCCTGGAGTGTGCAAGATGGAAGCCGAAGTGGTCCGTATGACGGCTACGCTGTTCAACGGAGATGGAAATGCTTGCGGAACGATGACCACCGGTGGTACGGAGTCGATCATGATGGCCTGCAAAGCCTATCGGGACTACGCACGGGACGTCAAAGGAATCACCAAACCCAACATTGTACTCCCGAAGACGGCCCACACGGCGTTCGACAAGTCGGCCAAGTACTTTGGAATGTACACCAAGACGGTTCCGGTTCATCCGGACACCACCGAGGTTGACATCCAGGCCATGGAACGTGCCATCAACGGCAATACGGTGATGCTGGTGGGGTCCGCTCCGAACTACCCGTACGGAACGATCGACGACATCGAGGCGATCGCCAAACTGGGCAAGAAGTACAACATCCCGGTGCACGTTGACGCCTGTCTCGGTGGTTTCTTGATCATCTTTATGAAGAAGGCCGGCTACTCGATTAAGCCGTTTGACTTTAGCGTCGACGGAGTGACCAGCATATCAGCAGATACTCACAAG TACGGCTTCACGCCGAAAGGATCCTCGGTGATCTTGTACTCGGACAAGGTCTACCGCCACTACCAGTACACCGTGACGACGGAGTGGCCCGGCGGCGTGTACGGTTCGCCGACCGTCAACGGATCCCGCGCCGGTGGCATCATCGCCGCGACCTGGGCTACGATGATGAACTTTGGCTTGGAGGGGTACGTCGAGCGCACCCGTCGAATCATCGACACCGCCCGCTACATCGAGACCGA ACTCCGCAAGATCGACAACATTTACATCTTCGGAACGCCCGCCACGAGCGTGGTAGCGATCGGCTCGAAGGACTTTGACATCTTCCGCCTATCGGGCGAGCTGAACGGGCTCGGCTGGAACCTCAACTCGTTGCAGTTCCCCTCGGGCATTCACATCTGCGTGACGCACATGCACACCCAGAACGGAATCGCGGACAAGTTCGTGGCCGATGTGCGCTCCAAGGTGGCGCTGTGCATGCAGAACCCGGAGAAACCCGTCGAGGGCAAGATGGCCATCTATGGGGTGGCACAGGAGGTGCCCGACCGGGAGGTCGTCGGCGAGTTCACCAAGTGCTTTATCGACTCGATGTACTACACCGTGGAGAGCACCAactaa